A stretch of the Gemmatimonadales bacterium genome encodes the following:
- a CDS encoding TolC family protein gives RNVQTAQARAQEDDVRQAIRGRELQVRAEVSAAYRAIVAAYQTIALQRSNKSASAEALELATQRYRVGSGSYIELLDARVATERADADYVTAVYDYHKAVAALENAVGRPLR, from the coding sequence GCGCAACGTGCAGACCGCGCAGGCGCGGGCGCAGGAAGACGATGTCCGCCAAGCCATCCGCGGTCGCGAGTTGCAGGTCCGCGCCGAGGTGAGCGCGGCCTACCGCGCCATCGTGGCCGCCTATCAGACGATCGCTCTCCAGCGGAGCAACAAGTCCGCCTCGGCCGAGGCGTTGGAGCTGGCGACCCAGAGGTACCGGGTCGGCTCAGGGTCGTACATAGAATTGCTGGACGCCCGCGTCGCGACCGAGCGCGCGGACGCCGACTACGTGACCGCCGTCTACGACTACCACAAAGCCGTCGCCGCCCTCGAGAACGCCGTGGGCCGGCCGCTGCGCTAG